One genomic window of Etheostoma spectabile isolate EspeVRDwgs_2016 chromosome 5, UIUC_Espe_1.0, whole genome shotgun sequence includes the following:
- the ankrd13a gene encoding LOW QUALITY PROTEIN: ankyrin repeat domain-containing protein 13A (The sequence of the model RefSeq protein was modified relative to this genomic sequence to represent the inferred CDS: inserted 1 base in 1 codon), translating to MSTANVSEDVRVKFPLHSAVWENDYRTLEEQIKSSQNDIEAVDPRGKTPLHLAVSLGHLESVRVLLRHGAEVTKENGKNWTVLQEAVSTGDPEMVQLVLQRRDYLKASTALGGVPQLLAKIRESPDFYMEMKWEFTSWIPLLSRVCPSDVCRIWKSGASLRVDATLLGFENMTWIRGRRSYIFRGDDSYAELMEVNHEDEVVDTERFNISQEIEEVTLESMQPAEQEVAKRLTTPIVNTYLDTKDIAFERNKSGIWGWRADKTEMVNGFEAKVFSVNNVSVVIRTRTEHLTDEEKTRIKSERNILESLLGTVEQHISAQGDLTLEYATATNPTAITPEEYFDPDFDLGNRDIGRPIELSIRTQKFKGTLWMSEEHPLSLVEQVTPIIDLMARTSSHFARLRDFVTLKFPPGFPVKIEIPLFHVLNARITFGNVNKCSTEEEANITPAATPTSSGEEEEAAALPPFQVCPSVFEVPASYHRXGGSRHTPISNNDEELLQYAIHQSLLESRRVPGQEGIWDDADGDFTDVMPSSQSDRSIPEGLLVEYGETPSPVSSPSASSPDSELCLAMELSARAQEEEDRLRKQEEEDLERILQLSLTEK from the exons ATGTCCACGGCTAACGTTAGCGAAGACGTCCGAGTGAAGTTTCCCCTGCATTCCGCAGTGTGGGAGAATGACTACAGGACACTGGAAGAACAAATAAAATCGTCACAG AATGACATTGAGGCCGTGGATCCCAGAGGTAAGACACCTCTACACCTGGCTGTGTCGCTCGGGCACCTGGAGTCAGTGAGAGTCCTTCTGAGACACGGTGCTGAAGTGACTAAAGAAAACGGCAAGAATTGGACAG TGCTTCAAGAGGCAGTCAGCACGGGAGATCCAGAGATGGTTCAGTTAGTGCTTCAGCGCAGAGACTACCTCAAAGCCTCCACTGCTCTGGGAGGAGTGCCTCAGCTGCTGGCAAAGATCCGAGag TCTCCAGACTTCTATATGGAAATGAAGTGGGAATTCACCAGTTGGa TCCCTCTTCTGTCCCGGGTTTGTCCAAGTGATGTTTGTCGCATTTGGAAAAGTGGCGCCAGTCTGCGAGTAGATGCCACTCTTCTCGGCTTTGAAAACATGACTTGGATCAGAGGGCGCAGAAGCTACATCTTCAGAGGAGATG ATTCATATGCAGAGTTGATGGAGGTGAACCATGAAGATGAAGTTGTGGACACTGAGCGCTTCAACATATCCCAAGAAATCGAGGAAGTCACGCTAGAGTCAATGCAGCCAGCTGAACAGGAAGTTGCCAAAAGATTGACCACTCCTATTGTTAACACCTACTTGGACACCAAGGATATTGCTTTCGAGAG GAACAAGTCTGGGATTTGGGGCTGGAGAGCTGACAAAACTGAAATGGTCAATGGATTTGAAGCAAAG GTTTTCAGTGTGAACAATGTGAGTGTGGTAATCAGGACAAGGACCGAACATCTCACAGACGAAGAGAAAACCAGGATAAAAA gtgAAAGGAACATCCTGGAGTCTCTGCTTGGGACTGTGGAGCAGCACATCAGTGCACAAGGG GACCTGACTCTTGAGTATGCAACTGCCACCAATCCCACTGCGATCACTCCAGAGGAATACTTTGACCCTGACTTTGACCTGGGGAACAGAGACATCGGCCGGCCCATTGAACTGAGCATTCGAACACAGAA GTTCAAAGGAACATTGTGGATGAGTGAGGAACATCCTCTGTCCCTGGTGGAGCAGGTGACCCCCATTATTGACCTCATGGCTCGGACCAGTTCCCATTTTGCACGGCTACGAGACTTCGTAACCCTAAAATTTCCTCCTGGATTTCCTGTTAAAATAG AGATTCCCCTGTTTCATGTGCTGAATGCCAGGATTACATTTGGAAATGTCAATAAATGCAGTACTGAAGAGGAAGCAAACATAACACCAGCAGCTACACCAACATCCTcaggagaagaggaagaagctgCAG CTCTGCCTCCGTTTCAAGTGTGTCCTTCAGTGTTTGAGGTGCCGGCCAGTTACCATC CAGGAGGCAGCCGACACACACCCATATCCAACAACGACGAGGAGCTTTTGCAGTACGCCATCCATCAGAGTCTACTGGAGTCGCGCAGAGTCCCAGGCCAG GAGGGGATTTGGGATGATGCTGATGGGGATTTCACTGATGTAATGCCCAGTAGCCAGAGTGACAG GAGTATCCCAGAGGGGTTGCTAGTGGAATATGGAGAGACCCCCAGCCCTGTCAGCTCCCCCTCGGCCTCAAGCCCCGACTCAGAGCTCTGCCTGGCCATGGAGCTCTCTGCAAGGGCTCAAGAGGAAGAGGATAGGCTGAGgaagcaggaggaagaggatctggaGAGGATCTTGCAGCTATCACTCACTgagaagtaa